One genomic segment of Manis javanica isolate MJ-LG chromosome 7, MJ_LKY, whole genome shotgun sequence includes these proteins:
- the C7H10orf53 gene encoding UPF0728 protein C10orf53 homolog, producing MPKNALVVMRYGPYSAIGLSVEYRTFRIEGMQAVLAEDGHKVILEKIEDWNVVELVVNGVVFQCNIKDLEFGGDGKLDPLCKEARIAVLNAY from the exons ATGCCCAAGAACGCGTTGGTCGTCATGCGCTATGGTCCGTACAGCGCAATTGGCCTGTCGGTGGAGTACCGCACCTTCCGCATAGAGGGCATGCAAG CTGTGTTGGCTGAGGATGGACACAAGGTCATCCTAGAGAAGATAGAAGACTGGAATGTGGTAGAACTTGTAGTGAATGGAGTTGTCTTCCAGTGCAACATCAAAGACTTGGAGTTTG GAGGTGATGGTAAATTAGACCCACTGTGCAAAGAGGCCAGGATAGCTGTGCTAAATGCCTACTGA